The stretch of DNA ACATCTCAGTATTGGAGTATTCACTTTCATTGTCACTGTCAgaaattaggtcaagactaacattgCTCAGACATAcattagcaacttcttcttcttctgactcgtcgagatctccccagcaaTAAGCCATTATGACTTGTTTGAATTCCTTCTTGGTTTTGTCTCTttgatttttgtctttaattttcttccaggtggagtaatctttaatcatatgATCAGTAtccccacacttgaagcaaccacGATTAGAAAAAGATCCTTTTGACTCAGTTGTTTTCTTGGAGGTTTTATTAGTGTTATTGTTAGGCGTTTTTCCTTGTTTGCGATTGAAAATTTTCTTTTTAAAACGCTTAGCAAATAACATTGTTTCATCCTCTAGATCGGAATCTTGTTTTTCACTAGTTTTAGCTTGCAAGGCCATTTTCTTACTGCTACTAGCTTCTGCGTCATCCACATCAAGAGTAATTTTGTAAGCCATAAGAGCTCCAATTAACTCTTGATAGGATAGTTCAGATAGATTCCTACATTCCTCGATTACTGTTACCTTAGGACGCCAACTTTTGGACAAGCTTCTAAGgatttttctagcaatttcctcggagtcaaaagttTTTCCTAGATTTTTCAACTCATTGATGATACTGGAGAAGCGAGTGGACATGCTGTCAAGCGTTTCATTTTGCTCCATGGAGAACGGTTCGTATTTTCGTATTAGTAATGCAATACGTTGTTTTTTAACAACAGTGGTCCCCTCATAGGCTAACTCCAGACCATCCCATATTTTCTTGGTAGATGAACAAGATGAGAATCGATCAAACTCGGTAGAAGTCATCCCGTTTTGCAACAGACTAATGGCTTTTGAGTTTTTCTCAGCTTTCTTATAATTTGCCACAACATAGTCCTCTTTCTTCTTTTATGTGGAAGTGTCAGTAGAAGATGCAAGCATGATCTTATTCGGTCCATTCTTAATAATGagccagcactcccaatcgtgacccTTGATGTAATgggtcatcatgtttttccataaatCATAGTTCTTTCCATTGAATATGGGACACTTTAGGAATTTGGAATCCATTAAAACAAAAGTaaatgcagcggaaaataaacaaataaaaggatAAAAGGATCAGACTCTCTGCTGtgaggcaatcaagagcacgaggctctgataccaattatagagtctattgatcgaatatgAAAGAGGGgggttgtaatacccgcccttttagagaccctttgaccagtgttgactgaccttgggagcgggaatagttcttagaagtgcgtgccaaaactatcttgggttacgtgttatgagtggtactcgatagagtagaggctactcgatcgagtagctaggttactcgatcgagtagggggccactcgatcgagtatgttgggtactcgatcgagtatcgagttttcagcgagggcttttaatcgcgttttgttaaatccgcaaatcatttccgccactttcctcctatcctttggtcgcctctttcccttcccttcaccataaaacctccatggaagcctttttgaaggtccttgtgccttaggagagtgtcacttgagtcgggtagcggtcttttgccgggtttctctttgtaggtatgtcataatcatcatccgtatcctcatcttttcagttagggtttgcttgatagtaatagatgattgtattgtggttataggcattgcttgTTTGCTGGATATGTTgtatgtcggcatggattggttgcagttgctaaaaggtaggttcgcctactcagtttctgtagatggtctagtatgtcggttgttgtggttgtattgtgattgttgaatatcgtaattgtattgtgacagttgtaattgtgattgttgtctctggttctcgagatgcgttctcggctgagtggagtcacttgcgagagtggcttcacgccctagttttgcctttcgtggaacccgccacgaaaggggatgtgcacattaatggacagggttatcgctcgatatgatgagcggggcttaggtgggaaaggctgcggtcccccactggcagggctggtccagtggacagttagTGACAGAGGTtgattggattattgtgattgtgtgtgagatTGATAGCGTCGTATTGTGTTGATAGTTGTAGTTGAttttgtcgtatcttatctcagtactgaccttgtgtggttgttttgtttgttatgtgtctgccgtgatcccttatggtgagcagtcggtcttagcaggtgttgatgttgttgatagctggagtccgggcagagATGAGTattcacgagattcgatagctttagggagtagtctttgagttgtatcttttatatcgttgtTGGTTTTAATTCACTTGtattataacataatagttcttttatcgacatttgattattactatcctcgggctcaccgagatggtaatgcccttatatgctaaggaaggcctagttaaggctcctctgaatatgagggtgttacaaagtggtatcagagcgactattttggaacctgtaacgaatgaaaataatgaacgtagtgagtctaataaaatgaacctggtgtatgtgtaatgggagccccagctgatgctaggttttgggtgagtaggcgccctcatttcaaaatcttggccccgtgatacttaagccagtcacatggtacgggaatgtggagtccgtgtgtatatgtgtgatgTGTATGCTAATTGTGTCGGAGCTACTTGTAGTTGagtctttgttagaattaataaGGATGTGATAGCTGTATTTGGGCCGTGCATGGTAATCGTTGGTAGAATTAGTGAGTAAAGGTGGTGTTAATGCGTGGGAATGTGAATGGGTGTGCTATAATGGAAGAGTGAACATGTTGGTGATTGCTATAAGTTGATGATGACggtagtcatatacgagtttataaaccctACTGTAATTACGATaatgatagttatagaattgttgagttataatatgaaacatagcatatagtaatgcgtttatgccttgttattgggttgaaatttttccgctgcgtgacaatCGATTTGTGTAAGAtaatttgcttatgattgaatttgAAACATGATAGATTAATATGTTATGAAgagtatgcatttatataatatatgaaagaatgaattaatgttaattatatgcttcaagttgaagtgaacacgagtttggtagtaatgtgtaaagtaagtttaagtgtaatatgatgacgtgattatgtttatggatgattcggtagcaggtaaaccgagttgggtaatttgtgtagCGTAAGGTGACATACACCTTATTAGTTGAGACGATACGTTATGCGTGAGTAATAATGGTAATGCGTGAACGagtgtgataattagtgccgaattccgaagtTGGTtcggaatcgacacgcggtgttgtttttacaggaatcttcaagttacttcgtatttctgaccgagtacttaactatacttgaccgagtgcgagtgcttactagaccgagtaggccttactcgatctagttaggaagctatgacgtcgggatgtggaaaaatttctgcagatactcgacgaaatagcgcctactcgatcgactagggtgttactcgatcgagtaccctagacactcgatcgagtaggttactgtacagtgaatcttacgggtttcttaaaacccctattctttctaTTCTTCTCATTCCTCTTCTATATTTCGAAACCTAAGCCTAATTTCCTCTCAAAAGCTTTCCTCatcttgtgttggtggtgattcttggggttgttttctttgtttgatttcgtttctttactttactacttaatcaaggtatgcttttcttcctaatttacatgatttattgatttgaatgtgttagaatagtgatacaatctgaaattttcgattcatatggatagattattgcttttaattgttgtaatatgattcacatgcttcccttgTATGAATGTTgggattaattgctgtaaaataggcTAGAAATTGGCAATATTGaagccgaaatttctagggttacaaaattgaaattgatttttgattattTTACATTGATTGATGATGGAATTAAGTATtatacattgtttatatcatgttgaaggatggattttgatgattttcaccttagaaagttgccttaaaactccgtcttaaaagtgcctcaaacggaAATTCGTGATCTATATTTGGATTTTGGTGTTGTATATGACTGTTTAAATaaaggttgaacttcaatatgatagtagtgatgataattgatgaaaaatatgccaaaattgttacagctgtagagaccgtctgacaggtttaattgagttgtttatttctaatattgaaggtgatgatgatatgttctaaatTACTTCTCCATGAACTTGAACAAATTGTCTCACATGTTATTGGGAGTGTTATGGAGTagccttagaatcatgctaggttgttggaatttgttgagcatgtgtATTCACCATGATAAATTTTTCACAACTGTGATTTATGAGTAGCTGTAAACTGAGTTGATATATCAAATTGAGGAAACTGTTGGTGAATGTGCgtacctagctgagtattcaaagtttaatggcatgaattatgtgcttcacatgtcgaacTTGTCGATGAATTGGTGTACTTAGCTGAGTATGTAATCCAAATTGCGTGAAATATATGCTTTACATGTTTATGCAAGTTGTTTAAgacatatgctgaaacagatgccgagaccgaacgtaggaACCCGTCAAAGTAAACGAGGGAGGGTTACACAACCTGAggttggggaagggagtggacccgtggtacccgcagttccggagtacccttctgttgtgtttgtagatttcaaacagcgagagcgttttgtagttttgcaaaaacgcaaaatgagaccgacgaggtgtatagatactacgttgttggaggatttggagatagagacagatgtccgtcacatatttgagactttgggccttacgggtttgtataggctgaggaaacactcttatccttttcttaccttagagtttatgagctcctttagctatgacccagctgcccagaccgttgagtttaggttgatgaacaccagttttctgttgactatggatctgtttgcgtctcaccttgggttggccaagcctcccaaggattctatcactgatatccctactgagtgcggtgtctgccgcctaatacCTTGTCTGActggaaagccagctcccacctcaagtaacatgttgattaatgacgttcagcatgttaccttgagggtctttctccgttctctttcgaacctcctttatgataggcCGGATATCACTAaactgaataatcatgaggtgtcgcttctgatgtcttacctcaacccggagcgggccaggaaagtggtctttaatgctccttccatggtttgtgctgcccttgccttgatggctactgcctcttcccggtacttgagttgtggcgctatcgccactcggttagctgaaaaactaacctcctttgaggcttcttcggagtatgtgcctctagctaccccagtgcctactatGGACCGTGACCACtatatctcgacctgaaatggttgagaactttggctgacggtagcctagtttggagggtgtggggcatgagttggatgaagattccagctcctgagcacctcccaccgacggagcctTTAGAGCCGTCGGTAGTGACTGTGGActctgatgatgatgaggaggaggaggatgttgatagaccccgccagctgcagacctacctcatcgacgacacgattCTTGAGGTAATGCCAGAGCcgaagaagggcgagaatgcggcggttgtggtggtggagagacctaggttggggagaggaacccgtcgagtgagggagaggacctcggagactaggccacggccggtagcaccacagcagcagcatccttttccgtgctacccttacctcgacaccccagaGACGCGAtctagctacttggcagagagagtgtcatctactttgacacttaggaacatgcacgagatgacgtacactcaggggatagggaccgagggaccgcatccggtttggtggagtggagttggggactatagtggggttttccactcatacggggtggatcagtcgacgtgggggacacctcagtcctttgcctacggtggcttgaccccatggtacctGAGTCCGGGAGCCGGAGCAGGAGTAGATGCGGGTATTGGCTCATCGGGAGCGGGTACTTctggaggtggtggtgatgatgaggtgatggttgagcagcaACAGCAGCAGGAGGAGGGATGATCCTTGTTTTATCTTGGTTTATGGTCGTTGGTAGTAGATGTTGGTAGTGTCGTTAGATTTTGGTAGTTATTTTCGCTGAAACTTTGGTTATGGatatgtattgttggccataaggccggatttgttaGTTAACATTGTTGCAGGATTAATTTTGGGGTCGGGAAATCATCTCGACTCAAGTTATGTGACGgctatgtatatatatgttgggTTATGACAGATTTTATAAGGCaatttggcctgtaggtactcgacagagtaccccgtactctatcgagtagctgcaggaaagaaGGAAATAAAGCTTTCTGATCTttgggctactcaatcgagtggccaagacactcgatcgagtagcatggcactcgatcgagtaccactacatactcaatcgagtagcactgttacaggaggttttcgaaaattaaaagtgtgcaattgttttgtaattgcaagtttgatgtttaatgtggttattagtgcgtagtaacacctttgaaccgttaatttcatatgttggaagtcaagcTTCGGTTTTATATACATATTGGTAACAAGTAGTGAAGTGGTGAtggtttcttgttgttttaatattacatatgcCATATTACTATCTATCCATCGAAGTTACATCTTTTCATACGTTTGTGCACACGATATTAACATGCTTTATCGATggcggctagttattccggtggtttgtgtatgatttataatttaacaagtatatgcttagcgagtaatgtccataatcaATAATATGGTTCTAATTTATGTTATGAAGCAggtaataggtaatatgtgtggtaatattggtggtgaacttcggggacgaagttcctttttagaggggaagagtaatgtcgcaaaataaaaaggctgattttgaaattatgttgttgtttGTTCATACTGTTTTGTTGTTTAGTTACAAAATTTTTTAGTACTTTGATaacattgcttatatgaagtgtaagtggttactttagttAATTGAAGTGAATGTGATAGTATATTTTTATTGACGGTCATAAAGAGCTAGTTGTGGTGCAAGGTGTCGTAATAGAATGAATTAGTGAGTAACACGGTGGTGTTAGTTGTGCAGCATGAAGTTGATATGCGATATGTTTCGGGTTGATACTTGTTATCATATGATGGGTGATCGTTGATTGTGCTGGTTCGTATTGCgaggttgatgttttatatatgatATTTGTAAGAGTCAATTTGAATAGAGcgttagacggtgatgatgatgacatgggggatggtatttccggggagtaatGACTTGAGTAGGAAGAATGGTGATGTCTTGTCTTCCCGTGTCATGTgcgttgagataggtgagttgaacttcggggacaaagttcttttaaggggggaagactgtaatacccgcccttttagagaccctttgaccagtgttgactgaccttgggagcgggaataattcttagaagtgcgtgccaaaactaTCGTGGGTTACgtgttatgagtggtactcgatagagtagaggctactcgatcgagtagctaggttactcgatcgagtatggggccactcgatcgagtatgttgggtactcgatcgagtatcgagttttcagcgagggtttttaatcgcattttgttaaatccgcaaatcatttccgccactttcctcctatcctttggtcgcctctttcccttcccttcaccataaaacctccatggaagccttttgaaggtccttgtgccttaggagagcgtcacttgagtcgggtagcggtcttttgccgggtttctccttgtaggtatgtcataatcatcatccgtatcctcatcttttcagttagggtttgcttgatagtaatagatgattgtattgtggttataggcattgcttgTTTGCTGGATATGTTgtatgtcggcatggattggttgcagttgctaaaaggtaggttcgcctactcagtttctgtagatggtctagtgtgtcggttgttgtggttgtattgtgatgtTGAATAtcataattgtattgtgacggttgtgattgtgattgttgtctctggttctcgagatgtgttctcggctgagtggagtcacttgcgggagtggcttcacgccctagttttgcccttcgtggaacccgcgacgaaaggggatgtgcacattaatgaacagggttatcgctcgatatgatgagcggggcttaggtgggaacggctgcggtcccccactggcagggctggtccagtggacaatcaGTGACAGAGGTtgattggattattgtgattgtgtgtgagatTGATAGTGTCGTATTGTGTTGATAGTTGTAGTTGAttttgtcgtatcttatctcagtactgaccttgtgtggttgttttgtttgttatgtgtctgtcgtgatcccttatggtgagcagtcggtcttagcaggtgttgatgttgttgataggtGAGTCCTgcaggatgagtcttcacgagatttgatagctttagagagtagtctttgagttgtatcttttatatcgttgtTGGTTTTAATTCACTTGtattataacataatagttcttttatcgacatttgattatttctatcctcgggcaaccgagatggtaatgcccttatatgctaaggaaggcctagttaaggctcctctgaatatgagggtgttacaggggtgaattgagtattgaAATCTATGCCCactttttctatttatttgataagtgattaattatttgattttattgattaaaatcaactaattaattaatcaatgcTAAATGTAAATAACGAAAAACGAAATGAAGAGAGACACAAGAAATTTTGAAGTGATTCAGTTTCataagtcgaaacctacgtccactattctcgattaataattttagtaactcTCTACGGATTaaaaaattatcaacccactcgtataatcaactatgattataactcagattgagtatcgctaaatactctatactaacttacgttaataagacaGTACAATATAACTCATGTTGATAAGAAAGTACAATATAACTCACTGAAATTCACGTAAATAAATACGTAAGATTATGTGATGTACTATCATCTAATAACGTATTTCACTTGGAGCGATTGACAATATGATGCACGACTTTTTctcgaaataaacaaacgaaaattGTTAAATAACTTTTGCtcaaaatatgcttaaaatgaaattgtaaaagTCTAATTATGCTGTAGAAAAGTCTAGGAGGtgtaaaaccctaaaccctagcCACCGAAATAAAGAGGCAAGATTTTAGATTTAAAAACCCTAGCTTATTTTCCAAGAAATGTATTTATCTTCTTAATAGTTTATTGTTGAAAATATCCTATTGAAACCCTAAGATTTGCATGAAGGAAAACAGCACCATGGAGGTCATCCAACACAACTCACGAAACCCTAGGTCATTCTAGGTTTAAACAACAAAACGAGATAGAATGTATTagaaaccctaggtagcatgacaactcataagttgtattactaaccaataggaatatttataaatACATTAATCAATTTAAACTCTTGATAAATATAAATCAAATACtcttttatcttttgaaaacatTTAAAAGATCAATTTCCAAAGACATGCA from Silene latifolia isolate original U9 population chromosome 10, ASM4854445v1, whole genome shotgun sequence encodes:
- the LOC141607426 gene encoding uncharacterized protein LOC141607426, encoding MTSTEFDRFSSCSSTKKIWDGLELAYEGTTVVKKQRIALLIRKYEPFSMEQNETLDSMSTRFSSIINELKNLGKTFDSEEIARKILRSLSKSWRPKVTVIEECRNLSELSYQELIGALMAYKITLDVDDAEASSSKKMALQAKTSEKQDSDLEDETMLFAKRFKKKIFNRKQGKTPNNNTNKTSKKTTESKGSFSNRGCFNDNESEYSNTEMCLVGDSDSDDEEEVSYLELKKQVKKLSKSSLVKYFEESLDHSHEQSLELKDLKEQILDIAEENQLLKAKAKKLKSKIIVKETNQWYLDSGCSRHMTGNKNLFLSPDPFDGGKVTFGDNKKGKIVGIGKIGISSTHTINNVYL